The segment ACGCTGGCGAACGCAGGAAACGAAATTTTGATCATTTGCGGTCCCAGCGGTTTTGGCACTAATCGCATTCCGAGCGGAAAGGCGGTTATTGCCGACTATACCTGGAAGGTCGCCGTGGTGGTTCCGCTGGGGGCGGGTACCGCGCTGAGCCGGATTACGACGGCAACCCGGGTTATTTCTTTGAAAATCCCCAATAATAATAGCGTGAGCAGCACCTGGCAGACTTACGTAACCAAGGCCGAACAAATCGAGAGCGACACCGGCTTCACGTTCTTCACCGCCCTGCCGCCAAACCTCGCCTGGGTGTTGCGAAGCAAGGTGGATGGTCAGACACCGCCCACTCCGTTGATCAGCAGCTTTTCGCCAACGAGCGGCGCAACAAATATTAACGTGGTCATCACCGGAACAAACCTGGATGCGACCACCAATGTGGCATTCAATGGAGTAAAGGCTTCCTTCACCATCGATTCTCCCACGCAAGTCACGGCCACGGTTCCGTTCGGCGCGACTTCCGGCCATATCAGCATTGCCACACTCGGCGGCACGGTAATTTCTTCGGGAAGTTTCGCGGTTGACGGTTCCAGCGGGATCGTTGATCTCGCCATCGTGGCCACTCATACCAGCAGTTTCACGCAGGGAGATACAGGAGACACCTATACAATTACCATTACGAATATGGGAACGGCAGCCACGGTCGGCATAGTTACGGTTGCGGACTCGCTGCCCGTCGGCCTCACCGCAACCGCGATCAGTGGTGTCGGTTGGACGGCGGATTTGGGCACTCTGACCTGCACACGTTCCGACATCCTGGCGGCTGGGGCCAGTTATCCACCGCTCACAATCACTGTGAATGTTTCTGCCAGTGCTCCCGCCAGTGTTACCAATAGTGCCACGGTCTCGGGCGGAGGAGATGCCAACCTGGCAAACAATACTGCCAGTGATCCTACCACTATTAATAACGCTGGCGGCACGGCGCCGGCCATTGCCAGCCAGCCGCAGCCACAGACAGTGAATGTCGGCCAAAGCGCTAATTTCAGCGTTATCGCGAGCGGTACAGCACCGTTAGGTTATCAATGGCAATTTAATGGAGGTGCGATCGCGGGTGCAACTCAAAGCAGTTACACGAAGAATGGCGTGCAACTCGCTGATGGTGGTAATTACTCTGTGGTGATTAGCAACGGTGTCGGGATAACCAACAGTTCCAATGCGTTGCTGACGGTTATCAGTGGCGGCGGGGGCAATTCGACGAATATTTTGGCACAGTGGAATTTTAACATAACAACCAACACAACCAGCCCGCTGCCTAGTGTGGGCTCAGGAACAAGTGCTTTGGTGGGGGGGGCTACAGCCACTTTTGCCGGTGGTTCTACCACTGATACGAATGCTTCCAACAATGCCTGGAATACTACAAGTTATCCGGCTCAGGGGGCAGGGAATAAAACGAGAGGCGCTCAGTTCAACGTCAGCACGGTTGGATACCAGAATATTTCACTGCGTTGGGATCAGAAGCTTAGCAACGCCGCAAGCAAGTATACCCGGCTGCAATATAGCACCAATGGAATAGATTTCGTGGACTTCAATCTCATCACGATTTCCAATACCACTACTGCCTTTGAGTCAAAAACCAATGATTTATCGGGGTTGGCCGGAGTGGGTAACAACGCTAATTTTGCATTTCGTATTGTATCGGAATTTGAAAGTACGGCCATCAATACGGCAAACGCGAATTATATAACCAGCACAGGGAGCAGTTACGCAACCGGTGGCACCATTCGTTTTGACATGATGACCATTTCTGGAACTCCTATTCCTTCAGCAACTTTGCCCAGCATCACTTCACAACCACAGAGTCAGGCATCAGTTGTTGGCAATAATGTCACCTTCAGCGTGAGCGCAACGGGGACTCCTCTTCTGGCATATCAATGGAAGTATAATAGCGGCGCAATTGCCGGGGCAACTGATTCCAGTCTGACACTCAGTACCATTACCACAAACCAGGCCGGGAACTATTCCGTCGTGGTGAGCAACAGTGCCGGT is part of the Pedosphaera parvula Ellin514 genome and harbors:
- a CDS encoding DNA/RNA non-specific endonuclease codes for the protein MITLRKSSANCLSSAVVCLAALFIAILPAKAIIGVAYQMQLGNPSGATVDPNNHNHYLIQRPVEAMDYSDALGEPVWASWDLTTADVGSISRSSSYFPDTNLPPTFYRVTDADYNGVGNINFNRGHMCPSEDRTDTRADNDMLFFMSNIIPQSAANNQGVWGNFEGDCRTLANAGNEILIICGPSGFGTNRIPSGKAVIADYTWKVAVVVPLGAGTALSRITTATRVISLKIPNNNSVSSTWQTYVTKAEQIESDTGFTFFTALPPNLAWVLRSKVDGQTPPTPLISSFSPTSGATNINVVITGTNLDATTNVAFNGVKASFTIDSPTQVTATVPFGATSGHISIATLGGTVISSGSFAVDGSSGIVDLAIVATHTSSFTQGDTGDTYTITITNMGTAATVGIVTVADSLPVGLTATAISGVGWTADLGTLTCTRSDILAAGASYPPLTITVNVSASAPASVTNSATVSGGGDANLANNTASDPTTINNAGGTAPAIASQPQPQTVNVGQSANFSVIASGTAPLGYQWQFNGGAIAGATQSSYTKNGVQLADGGNYSVVISNGVGITNSSNALLTVISGGGGNSTNILAQWNFNITTNTTSPLPSVGSGTSALVGGATATFAGGSTTDTNASNNAWNTTSYPAQGAGNKTRGAQFNVSTVGYQNISLRWDQKLSNAASKYTRLQYSTNGIDFVDFNLITISNTTTAFESKTNDLSGLAGVGNNANFAFRIVSEFESTAINTANANYITSTGSSYATGGTIRFDMMTISGTPIPSATLPSITSQPQSQASVVGNNVTFSVSATGTPLLAYQWKYNSGAIAGATDSSLTLSTITTNQAGNYSVVVSNSAGLVTSSNALLSVYSTAAATVSSITYSGSQAQFNIAGVPGYNYAVQISTNLIDWSSIKTNASPFSITDTNLVGVPCRFYRTVYLP